AAGCAGACCACAGCATTTAATTTGATTCCATTTCAAGTTTACAAGCAGAGCATATGATCCCTacagttgcaaagactaaagtctcaacaccaaagagatattctttataaaagttatgacttgtcctcACCCCTTACGTCAccgtgtgggtttattttcataacacctcccaaatgtttacgcaagaaagaaagaaggcggagctattattctcgctgtagGCACAACCTGTCTGTGCGAAAGGAGGAgttggggatggaggagggtaaTTTGCTAAAATTAGCTGAGAATGTgcccactggatgcaacaaatgccacGATTATGAgggattttattgtttttgtgtcactgTGCCGGGACACGGCATCGCGTTACAGTAAGTGGCATTCAGTgtggtattcggccaatcacaatgcactggatagctggccaatcagagcacacctaaTTTCtcagaacgatgagctttgtgCGTATCCACCCGTTTCAGGAAGCGGGCCATAGAGGAGTAACAATAATGTAAAgtatgtgtaaaataatgtgtaataattgcattacaccaaatacacaaaataatgtttttttagcaacatcGTCAAATGACCTTTTCTCTTAAGGTATTTAATGCAGTATATTAAATCTATTTGAAGTGTAAAATAAGTTTCTCCCCAAAAAGCAGCAtttggtttgtgtttcaggtgtttctGCTTCTGAACAAGATGAAAAATTGGTAAAGGAGGGCGAATTTCTCACTTTAGATCCCGGTCAAGTAAGACAACCAAACGAGATAATGAGATGGTATCATAACGGCGTTCGTATCGCTGAAATCACTGGATATCTGAGTCAGGTCTGTTCAGAGGATGAGTGCAAAGAGAGATTCGGAGACAGGCTGAAGCTGGATCttcagactggatctctgaccatcatgaacaccaGAAAAACGGACTCTGGAGTTTACTCTCTAAAGATCGGCAGAAACTTCCAACGCGGCGGCAGCAGTGCAACCAGTGTGAAGAGCTTTGGTGTTACTGTTAGTGAGTATAATTTAGTTCCCTTGAGCaatttgaaaacacacacacagacaaacagataaatagatagatttTTACTCAAACTATAATTCAGAGGCCAGttgcaatcattttattttttcaatgccATACAAAGATGATCAAAGTATAAAGggataaagataaagataaaactcTGTATGTACTGTTTGTGTTCAGCTGTTCCAGATTCAGGTCAGTCCTCAACTGCTCCAGCAGGAATAGCTGTTTTTGTCTGCTTTTGGCTGcagctgttgttgttgctgtaaTTTACTACCGGAAGCGTCAAGCAAGAGAAGGTGAGTAATAACAAGATgggacatgtttttttttattgaaacagACAACAGAGAGCAGCACAGTGCTCAGGTAAGATACTATAGCCTCATTCAGATTTCAGGTCCAGTTTTTATGCATATCTTAAAGGTAATCATATTTAGGGCTAGATTAACTAAAAGATTTTCTCTACTGTCTGTATGTACCAAAGACACACAATCTTTTGGCTTATTAATCTATGTTCGGTATACCATAATgacaaatgtctgttttttattgttatttggGTCCTTTGTTTAGTTCTTATTTTAAGCACCTTGGCAGCAATTACAGCCTTGAATCTTTCTGGTATGATGCAACATATTTTGCACACCTGGATTGGGGGATTTTCTGCCATTCTTCTTTTCAAAGATAGGTCAGGTTGGACGGGTCCCATCAGTGCACAGCTAGTTTTAGGTCTCTCCAAAGAGGTTTGATAGGGTTCAAGTAAAGGCTCTGGCTGGGTCATTCTCTTAGTTGCGTCTAAGccacttttgtgtgtgtgcttaagGTCATTTTTGGAAAAGTGAACCTTTGGTCCAGTCTGATTTTCTGAACGCAGGTTTTCTTTGAGGATTTTGCTGAGCTTTACTCCATTCAGCCGTAAAGCCCAGATTGGTGAAGGGTTGCAGTGATGGTTGTCTATCTTGAATTCTGTCCCATCTACACAAAAGATCTCTATATTCAGTCAGAGTGACCATCAGGTCTTCTCTTACTAAGGCCCTTCTCCTCTGATTGCTCACCGGGTGATCAGCTCTTGAAACAGTCCTGGTTTCGTCAAACGTTTTCAATTTGAGAATTATGGGGTGCTTTCACACCGGAGGAACCTTTTCATAGTTGCTAGAATTCAAAGAGCGTTTTGAAAACTTAAGGAATGGATGTCTTCGGTCTGcatgcaaacaaagccaaaaacctagatattttaaGCAATACAGAGATCCTGGCCAGGGAAAATGGCGTGTATGGTCACCCAAGTGTATGCATAA
This window of the Puntigrus tetrazona isolate hp1 chromosome 22, ASM1883169v1, whole genome shotgun sequence genome carries:
- the LOC122327499 gene encoding uncharacterized protein LOC122327499, translating into MAILFFYVFFVLFHHGFFGVVTIGLLVVEGDPVTLNTYVETKEQEEIKWYFSDIRIAEISGDLSDICTDVQCNDGTETFRDRLKLDHQTGSLTITDTRTTDSGLYELKIISSSGFSEKTFNVTVYGVSASEQDEKLVKEGEFLTLDPGQVRQPNEIMRWYHNGVRIAEITGYLSQVCSEDECKERFGDRLKLDLQTGSLTIMNTRKTDSGVYSLKIGRNFQRGGSSATSVKSFGVTVTVPDSGQSSTAPAGIAVFVCFWLQLLLLL